A stretch of Blautia liquoris DNA encodes these proteins:
- a CDS encoding ABC transporter substrate-binding protein gives MYKKTRKAMALSLAAMMAATTMFAGCGSSNDSKKDNKQDSKQNSSSGSSKKAEEVTLTFPVWDLASTPYLNDIVDGFEAKHENIKINIVDIAASEYVSKLSTMLNGGADCDIVYIKDPDGTPSFADKGQLEDLTSYVEADSLDTAKFVGYDDFNLDKKQTALPFKTDYYVLYYNKDIFDAANVAYPSNDMTWSDWEEMSEKLTSGEGADKIYGGYLHTWQACVQNWAVQDGKHTILDTDYSFMKPAYEMALRMQEAGTIMDYSTLKTGNIAYASPFQQGTVATLPMGTWFSSTMIAKVNAGETDVNWGIATLPHPDGVEAGNTIGSTTPMGVNANSKHKEEAWEFIKYACGEEGSQKLIANGQMPAYQDEKTLDSLAALDGMPEGAAEAMATKSIVFDRPIDSNSAEVNQMLSEEHSLIMIGEKSIDDVLAEMGTRSEEIQGK, from the coding sequence ATGTACAAAAAAACAAGAAAAGCAATGGCACTTAGTCTTGCAGCAATGATGGCAGCGACAACGATGTTTGCAGGATGCGGATCATCCAATGACAGCAAGAAAGACAACAAGCAGGACAGCAAGCAGAATAGCAGTAGTGGCAGCAGCAAAAAAGCAGAAGAGGTAACTCTTACATTTCCGGTATGGGATCTCGCATCGACGCCATATTTGAACGATATTGTGGATGGATTCGAGGCAAAACATGAGAACATCAAGATTAATATCGTAGATATCGCGGCATCCGAGTATGTCAGTAAATTGTCTACGATGTTAAACGGGGGTGCTGACTGCGATATCGTTTACATAAAAGACCCGGACGGAACCCCATCTTTTGCGGATAAGGGTCAGCTTGAAGATCTGACATCTTATGTTGAAGCGGATAGTCTTGATACAGCGAAGTTTGTAGGATACGATGATTTCAATCTTGACAAAAAACAGACAGCGCTTCCGTTTAAGACGGACTACTACGTGCTGTACTACAATAAAGACATCTTTGATGCGGCAAATGTTGCATATCCGTCAAATGATATGACATGGAGTGATTGGGAAGAGATGAGCGAGAAACTGACAAGTGGGGAGGGAGCAGACAAGATTTATGGCGGCTATCTTCACACATGGCAGGCATGTGTTCAGAACTGGGCAGTTCAGGATGGCAAACATACGATTCTCGATACAGACTACAGTTTTATGAAACCGGCTTATGAGATGGCCTTGAGAATGCAGGAAGCAGGCACGATCATGGATTACTCTACTCTGAAAACAGGTAATATCGCTTACGCATCTCCGTTCCAGCAGGGAACTGTTGCCACACTTCCTATGGGAACCTGGTTCTCATCAACAATGATTGCGAAAGTAAATGCCGGCGAGACAGATGTAAACTGGGGAATAGCAACTCTTCCGCATCCGGACGGAGTAGAGGCAGGAAATACAATTGGCTCTACAACACCGATGGGAGTTAATGCGAATTCCAAACACAAAGAAGAGGCATGGGAGTTTATCAAATATGCCTGTGGTGAAGAAGGATCACAAAAACTGATAGCGAACGGTCAGATGCCGGCATATCAGGATGAAAAAACCTTGGATTCTCTGGCAGCTCTTGATGGTATGCCTGAAGGTGCGGCAGAAGCGATGGCAACTAAATCTATCGTTTTTGACAGACCGATTGATTCGAATTCAGCAGAAGTGAATCAGATGCTTTCAGAAGAACACTCTCTGATTATGATTGGAGAAAAATCTATTGATGATGTGCTTGCAGAGATGGGTACACGTTCAGAAGAAATTCAGGGCAAATAA
- a CDS encoding sensor histidine kinase: MGKQAKERRGNLISQIRHSFQTKVLLSILAPIVAFCIVTNIVISALLGHQLMEKQKDVEEGYLSVIYSYLEDAKDNIDTLALIAENSSIVRWAMSKSSLDSMETKKYALYAQESLAASLRGNPVNDYVDSMALVNREGMVISITASTGISQAGQIFENQLFQEDISNGKAVAQIGESVIDSKETKLIYIYPLDREKNSFIYMELNTRLFSDLLEPYRESSNIMIESEKKDHNVWYSSLDFQEIQRSGKLKGRTYTDSLAFQPFSLKITVVIESNFYSADNINIIYMLLITVIMVLCAGSAVSRLISKQVTQPLRGLSGHISRLAEEKVLTEDPSIEEGEDEISKIGKEFNHLVRHINSLIKSQKKMYEQRQRLEMNALQAQINPHFLYNTLDSVRWMAVIQKANNIADTVMSLENLLRNMAKGVGDKITLKKELSLVQDYVNLQKVRYMEIFDYICSVPEEYLDCLIVKMTMQPIIENAIFHGIEPTGTYGVIRVKAWEKENSLYISVEDNGVGMDQKELSQILKVKKNKNAMSGIGVVNVDERLKMTYGQNYGLIYEGKKGSFTRVTIHIPKEGYQDE, translated from the coding sequence ATGGGGAAACAGGCAAAAGAGAGGAGGGGGAATCTTATAAGTCAGATACGGCACAGCTTCCAGACAAAGGTGCTGTTATCCATACTGGCACCTATCGTGGCTTTTTGTATTGTGACGAATATTGTTATCAGCGCTCTGCTGGGACACCAACTTATGGAGAAACAAAAGGATGTTGAGGAGGGTTATCTTTCTGTTATTTATTCTTATTTAGAGGATGCGAAGGATAATATAGATACATTGGCTCTGATTGCGGAGAATAGTTCTATTGTCAGATGGGCGATGTCAAAATCATCTCTTGATTCTATGGAGACGAAGAAATATGCACTTTATGCCCAGGAGAGCCTTGCAGCTTCCCTGAGGGGAAACCCGGTGAATGATTACGTGGATAGTATGGCTCTCGTGAACCGAGAAGGCATGGTGATATCGATAACGGCCTCCACGGGGATTAGCCAGGCGGGACAGATCTTTGAAAATCAACTTTTCCAGGAGGATATTTCCAATGGCAAAGCAGTGGCACAGATTGGAGAGTCGGTCATTGACAGTAAAGAGACTAAACTCATATATATTTATCCGCTTGACCGTGAAAAAAACAGCTTTATTTATATGGAATTAAATACCAGACTCTTTTCGGATCTGCTGGAACCCTATCGGGAATCCTCAAATATCATGATAGAGAGTGAAAAGAAAGATCATAACGTGTGGTATTCTTCACTGGATTTTCAGGAGATACAAAGGAGCGGGAAGCTGAAAGGTCGGACATATACAGATTCGCTTGCATTTCAACCTTTTTCACTTAAAATTACGGTAGTAATCGAGAGTAATTTTTACTCAGCGGATAACATCAATATTATCTATATGCTTCTAATCACTGTGATCATGGTTCTGTGTGCGGGAAGTGCAGTGTCACGGCTCATTTCTAAGCAGGTCACACAGCCGCTTCGGGGTTTAAGCGGGCATATCAGCCGTCTTGCAGAGGAAAAGGTTTTGACAGAGGATCCATCTATCGAAGAGGGGGAGGATGAAATCTCTAAGATCGGGAAAGAATTCAATCATCTTGTCCGACATATCAACAGTCTGATCAAAAGCCAAAAAAAGATGTATGAACAAAGACAAAGGCTTGAGATGAATGCATTGCAGGCACAGATCAATCCGCATTTTCTTTATAATACACTAGATTCTGTGCGGTGGATGGCGGTAATACAAAAAGCAAATAATATTGCAGATACAGTTATGAGTCTGGAAAATCTTCTGCGCAATATGGCGAAAGGAGTAGGGGATAAAATTACACTCAAGAAAGAACTCTCGCTGGTACAGGATTATGTCAATCTGCAGAAAGTGCGCTATATGGAGATATTTGATTACATATGCAGCGTGCCGGAGGAGTATTTGGATTGTCTGATTGTAAAAATGACCATGCAGCCAATCATAGAAAACGCGATTTTCCATGGTATCGAGCCCACAGGAACTTACGGGGTGATCCGTGTAAAAGCATGGGAGAAAGAAAATAGTCTTTATATATCTGTTGAGGATAATGGAGTTGGGATGGATCAGAAAGAGCTCTCACAGATATTGAAAGTGAAAAAGAATAAAAATGCTATGAGTGGAATTGGTGTGGTCAATGTGGACGAGCGTTTGAAAATGACCTATGGGCAGAATTATGGTTTGATTTATGAAGGTAAGAAAGGAAGTTTCACAAGAGTGACCATACATATCCCTAAGGAAGGGTATCAAGATGAATAA
- a CDS encoding carbohydrate ABC transporter permease, which produces MKGNGKRKRKGLSLGVRQNIIGYSFILPNFIGFFIFTFIPVMFSLILSFSHWDGFNPMKFAGFDNFIDIFKDRVFRGAIWKTAYFSIFTVLFSMLASLGLALLLNQKIKARGIFRCALFFPYVASVVAISVVWNAMLQPDYGPINELLKFIGIASPPRWLASTTWVIPGLILVNVWRNMGYFMIIYLSGLQSIDESLYEAAQIDGAKGWTLFKKITWPLLSPSTFFVVMMLIINSFKVFDLVYLMTNGGPGTSSTMLSQYIYNQAFISWDYGKSSAAAMILFVIVSLLTVFQFKAEKKFVNY; this is translated from the coding sequence ATGAAAGGGAATGGAAAAAGAAAACGTAAGGGACTGTCCCTTGGCGTAAGACAGAATATCATCGGATATTCTTTTATTCTTCCAAACTTTATTGGATTTTTTATCTTTACGTTTATCCCGGTAATGTTTTCGCTGATCTTGAGTTTCTCACACTGGGATGGATTTAATCCGATGAAATTTGCGGGTTTTGATAACTTTATTGATATCTTCAAAGACAGAGTTTTTCGAGGTGCGATCTGGAAGACGGCCTATTTTTCTATCTTCACAGTATTGTTCTCAATGCTGGCTTCGCTAGGTCTGGCGCTGCTTTTGAATCAGAAGATCAAGGCAAGAGGAATCTTTCGATGTGCACTGTTCTTTCCCTATGTGGCATCTGTTGTGGCAATCTCTGTTGTGTGGAATGCGATGCTGCAGCCGGATTATGGTCCGATCAATGAATTATTGAAATTTATCGGAATTGCTTCTCCACCCAGATGGCTGGCTTCTACGACATGGGTTATCCCGGGACTGATTCTTGTGAACGTATGGCGAAATATGGGATATTTTATGATCATCTATCTGTCTGGGCTTCAGAGTATTGATGAGAGTCTCTACGAAGCAGCACAGATAGATGGGGCAAAAGGCTGGACGCTTTTTAAAAAGATTACATGGCCGCTGCTAAGCCCGAGTACATTTTTTGTTGTGATGATGCTGATCATCAATTCCTTTAAAGTATTTGATCTGGTATATCTGATGACAAACGGAGGTCCGGGCACATCATCCACGATGTTGTCGCAGTATATTTACAATCAGGCATTTATTTCCTGGGATTACGGCAAATCTTCGGCGGCTGCGATGATACTGTTTGTGATCGTGAGCCTGCTTACAGTCTTCCAGTTTAAAGCTGAGAAGAAATTTGTAAATTATTAA
- a CDS encoding response regulator transcription factor translates to MYKVMIVDDETIILSGIKFLVDWEKNNCVVAATARNGQDALEQIRRIQPDIVLADINMPVMDGITLMKRVGEEFPHIVFIVLTNLEEFDLARKALQYQAVDYLVKSQLEGPLLEKALEHAKAEREKRGQLIEVKAADYFEKKHREEMVDQALQEVLFFRSSSPDEAYKKLLQESGVLSEYAFFYIPFDFTMLTGEHPPEKKEKAELMEWIRELAVKIAENIFQNNYLFLDTGEVNSLVLFIHHGGAEEHWKKDADIFARKLPSTVKNITQAECHVYHTQIYEGYEDRKQCAVEYQSLQELYYLGTVEEVGREERLKLGYEPLGLKGIGVQVYQEIVQRNLKGIQNIMDSAEARISNTVHQKSQAIWLLNELNREASQALAQLGILEKTSYEKVSSVAVIENISTRKQVLEWLSMLRNTLTDVVGSGTAQGNLLAKKAHRYALDHIESHIGLQETAAYVGVSVGYLSTIFKKEYGQSFMDFINSTKIEYACRLLEEKDMMITEIACRLGYENAYYFSRVFRKYMHMSPTDYQKRMLS, encoded by the coding sequence ATGTACAAAGTTATGATCGTAGACGATGAGACAATCATCTTATCCGGAATCAAATTTCTTGTAGACTGGGAGAAAAACAACTGTGTCGTGGCTGCGACGGCACGTAACGGTCAGGATGCACTGGAGCAGATCCGCAGGATACAGCCGGATATTGTACTTGCAGACATTAATATGCCGGTGATGGACGGCATCACTTTGATGAAACGTGTAGGTGAAGAATTTCCACATATTGTTTTTATTGTACTTACAAATTTGGAAGAGTTTGACTTGGCAAGAAAGGCTCTGCAGTATCAGGCGGTGGATTATCTTGTGAAGAGTCAGCTGGAAGGCCCGCTTCTTGAAAAGGCGCTGGAGCATGCAAAAGCAGAGCGGGAAAAGCGAGGACAGTTAATTGAAGTGAAGGCAGCAGACTATTTTGAAAAAAAACATCGGGAAGAGATGGTGGACCAAGCACTTCAGGAAGTCCTGTTTTTCCGCAGCAGTTCGCCGGATGAAGCGTATAAAAAATTGTTACAAGAGTCAGGTGTACTCTCGGAATATGCATTTTTTTATATTCCCTTTGATTTTACGATGCTGACAGGTGAACATCCACCAGAGAAAAAAGAAAAGGCAGAACTGATGGAATGGATCAGAGAACTGGCAGTAAAGATTGCAGAAAATATTTTCCAGAACAATTATCTTTTTCTAGATACCGGAGAAGTGAATTCTCTTGTTTTGTTCATTCATCATGGAGGGGCAGAGGAACACTGGAAGAAAGATGCAGATATTTTTGCCCGCAAACTGCCAAGTACAGTAAAAAACATTACACAGGCCGAGTGCCACGTATACCATACGCAGATATACGAAGGATACGAGGATCGGAAACAGTGTGCGGTTGAATATCAGAGCCTTCAGGAATTGTATTATCTTGGAACAGTGGAAGAAGTTGGAAGAGAAGAAAGGCTGAAACTTGGCTACGAACCGTTGGGACTCAAAGGGATTGGTGTGCAGGTTTATCAGGAAATTGTGCAGCGGAATCTGAAAGGAATTCAGAATATCATGGACAGCGCAGAAGCGCGGATCAGCAATACCGTCCACCAGAAGAGTCAGGCCATCTGGCTTTTGAATGAGCTGAACCGGGAAGCCTCCCAGGCTTTGGCACAGTTGGGTATTTTAGAGAAGACTTCGTATGAAAAAGTAAGCAGTGTCGCAGTGATTGAAAATATTAGTACACGGAAACAGGTTCTGGAGTGGCTCTCTATGCTGCGCAATACACTGACAGACGTGGTCGGAAGTGGTACTGCACAGGGAAATTTGCTTGCAAAAAAGGCACACAGATACGCGTTGGATCATATCGAGTCCCACATAGGGCTTCAGGAAACAGCTGCTTATGTGGGGGTATCCGTCGGGTATCTTTCCACGATTTTTAAGAAAGAGTATGGACAAAGTTTCATGGATTTCATCAACAGCACGAAGATTGAATATGCATGCCGCCTTCTGGAAGAAAAAGATATGATGATTACAGAAATCGCCTGCAGACTTGGATATGAAAACGCATATTATTTTTCGAGAGTATTCCGGAAATATATGCATATGTCTCCTACAGACTATCAAAAACGGATGCTCAGTTGA